Within Micromonospora narathiwatensis, the genomic segment CGCGCTCACCGGGCACGTCGCCGACTGGGTGACTGCCCGCCCGGGCCGGCAGCTGCTGCTCCTGCTGGACGAGTCCGACTCGTTCCTCGACGCCGACGCGAACGCCGTCAGCGGAATGTTCCCCCAGGTCGTGCAGTTCAAGTCGCTGATGGAACTCACCCACCGCGCGGTCAAGGTCGTCTTCGCCGGCCTCCACCAGACCGCCCGGTTTGAACGGCTCGCCAACCACCCACTCGCGCACTTCGGCGAGCCGGTCTGCGTCGGGCCGCTCGCGCCCCAGGCAGCGTACGACCTTCTCACCCGGCCGCTGCACGCACTCGGGTTCCGGTTCGCCGACACCGACCAGGCCGCCCGGGTGCTGGCGCTGGCAAACAACCAGCCGGCTTTGATCCAGCTGTTCGCCGCGCGGCTGCTGCGCAACCTGCAGGGCGCGCCCGTCCTCGGCGACGCGCCGCCGCAGATCATCGTCGCTGACGACGTCGAGCAGGTGTGGGCCGACCCGACGCTGCGGCGCCAGTTCCGCAAGCGGTTCGACTGGACCCTCGACCTCGACCCGCATTACAAGGTGATCGCGTACAGCGTCGCGCAGAACGCGCACGCAGTCGGCGTCGACGCCGCGATGTCCCCCGGCGAGCTACGCGCCGAGTGCGAGCAGTGGTGGCCAGCCGGCTTCGCCGCCGAGGACATCCGCGCTAGTGAGTTCCGCGCCCTGCTCGACGAGTGCGTCGACCTCGGGGTGCTGTCGGTAACCGAGCGCGGCTACCGGCTTCGGACCCCGAACGTGCTCGACCTGCTCGGCAACCGCGACGAGATCGACGAGGTCCTCGAGCGGGCTGAGTCGTTCGAGGCGCCGGAGTCGTTCGACGGGTCGCTGATGCGGCCGGTGTACGGCGCCGGGCCGACCCGGGCGCCGCTGACCGCGCAGCAGATCGCCGACCTGCTCGCCGCCCGCCGCCAGGTCCGGATGCTGGTCGGCTCGGCCGCGCTCGACGTGGACCGGTGCCTGGCGGTGCTGGAGAAGGAGAACGAGAACGCTGCGTCCGGCAACCGGAAGGCGGTCCTGTCCCGGGCTACGCCGGGCGGGCTGAAGAACAAGTGCCGCAGCTTGCCGCTCCAGAGTGCTGGGCACCACGCCGTCGTCCTGGTCGACCTGAAGGACGCGACCGCCGACGCGGCGCTCGAGGTGTGGCGGCAGGCCCGGGAGCTGATTGCGGCGCACATCGGCGGCACCCTCGGGATTGTGCTGGTCAGCGGCCCCCCGCAGGCCGCCGCGTGGCCGGTCGTGGCGCGGGAGTCGGATACGTCCTCCGGCCTGACCGAGCTGCGCCGCTACGACGACACCGATCTGCGTCTGTGGTTCGCGCAGGAGTCGCTGCCCTTCCAAGACGCCGCGTCGCGGGCCGAGCTGCTGGCCACGACCGGCGGCTGGCCGAGGCTCCTGGACCGGCTCGCGCAACACTTGGCCGGCCGGGACAGCGGCACGGTCAGCGACCCGCTCGACGACGTGCGGACCTGGCTGGGCAGCCACGCCCGGGACCTGGTCGTCGCCGCCGGCGTGACCGCAGACGGGTCGCTGCAGCAGGCGTGGGAGTTCCTGGTGAGGCAGATGGCCGGCGAGGCCGTCGACCTGGAGACGTTCGCCGAGTTCCTCGAGCTGCACGCCGCGACCGGCGAGCCCGGCAGCGAACAGCTCACCGCCGCCAGGCTGGCCGCGAACGGATACACCGGCACCGGGGACGTCGTGCAGGTTCTGCGCGCGCTCGGCGTGCTGCTCGGCGACGGCCTGGGCGAGTACCGGATAGAGCCGATCCTGGCCACAGCGACCCGGAGCGCCGCGTGAGCCGCACCCTGCCGCAGCTCGTCCAACAGCTCGTCCTCGACGCGGCCCGGCACGCCGTCCAGGCGCCGGCGCTGGCCGGGACCGACCCGCACCGGCTCGCGCAGGCCAACCGACGCGCCATGCTGCAGCTGATCGCCCGCCGCCGGCCGTTGCGCGAGGAGCTCACCGCCCGGTACGCCGACGAGCCGACGCTGCAGCAGCCGACCGTGCGGGCCCTACTCAGCGGGGACGCGGCCGTGGCCGAGTCGGCCGCGAACACGCTCACCGACCCCGCCGGCGTGCGCCGCCTCGCCCGCAGCTGGGTCGGCAGCGCCACCCCTGCTCCCGTGCAGGCCAGCCCCGCCGACGGGGTGGCGCCGGTGGACCGGCGCCGGCACGCGCGGACCGCCCGCAAGATCGCCGACCTGCAGGAGGCCCGCGACGTCGCACGCGCCCAGCGCAACACCGCGCAGGCCGAGGCCCGCGACTTGGCCCGGCAGCTAGCCGCCACCCAGGGCGACCTGGAGGAGGCCGGCACCGTCATCGAGGCGCTGCGGGCCGAGCTGAACCTGGAGCGGGAAGCAGCCGCAGCCCGGTCCACCGACCTGCTCGCCGCCGCTGCGGTCCTCGCCGCGGCCGCCGCCCCGTCCGGCACCGGCGACACCGACGACCCGCGCACACGCGAGCTCGCCAACGACGCCACCGCGGTCCCGTCCGACACGCGGCTCGCCGCCGCGCTCGCCGCCGCCGGTGTGGCGCCAGCCGCGTTCCGGGCCGTGCTGGCCACCCTGCTCACCCCGCCGATCGCGCCGGTGCCCGCGGTGGCGACGCCGCGGGAGATCGCGTTGACCCCGCTCGGTGCCGGCACCGAGATCGGCGGGTCGGCCATGCTCGTCTCCGCCGGCGACGTGCGGATCCTCGTCGACGCCGGGATGCGGCCCAAGCGGCGCATCGACGACGCCGGCCCGCCGCACATCGACGTCGTCCGCCGCGGCGGCCGCCTAGACGCGATCGTGATCACGCACGCGCACAACGACCACGCCGGGTACGTGCCGGCGCTGACGGCTCAGTTCGCGAACGTGCCGGTGTTCTGCACCGCGGAGACCGCGGCGCTGCTGCCGACGATGTGGCAGGACTCGGTGAAGGTGTTCGACCGGACCCGCAGCGACTACGTCGAGGCAGGCGAGCCGCCCGCCGAGCCGCCGTACACGCGGACGCAGGCCCTCGCCGCGCAGCGGCGTCTCGAGCCGATCGCGCTCGCCCGGACCGTCGAGGTGGCCGACGGCGTCACCATCGAGCTGTTCCCGGCCGGGCACATCCTCGGCGCGGCCGGCGTCGTCGTCACCGCCGGCGACCGCCGGGTCACCGTGACCGGGGACGTGTCCACGCTCGCGCAGCTGTCCGTGCCCGGCCTGATCGTGCCGGACGCGGCCCGCGGCTCGGACCTGCTCGTCATCGAGTCGACGTACTGCGGCCAGCGCGGCACCAACCGGGACCTGGAGGTGGAGAAGTTCATCAACATGGTCGCCGAGACCGTCTCCGCCGGCGGACGGGTGCTCGTCCCGGCGTTCGCGCTCGGCCGGGCCCAGGAGGTTGCGCTCACCCTGCGCGACCGGCTGCCGGACGTCCCGGTCCTCATCGACGGGCTGGCCCGGCACGTGTCCTGGATCTACGAGCAGGAGACCGCCGGGACCGACCGGCCGCTACGGATCTACGGCGACGGCGTGCAGGAAGTCCGCGACACCAACCGGCCCTACCTGCTCAAGAGCTTCCGCAAGGGAGTGGTCGTGACGACGTCCGGGATGCTCGCCGCAGGACCCGCGGTCCGGTGGGCCCGGGAGATCCTGCCGGACCCGAACTCGGCGCTGCTGGTCGCCGGCTACCAGGACGAGGACTCCCCCGGCGCGGAACTGCTCGACCTGTCCAACGGCGGCAACGGCACCCCGGGGGGCCGCGGCGGGCCGCGCACGTTCCGCCTCGACGCCGACGACGTCGCGGTGAACGCGCGGGTGGAGCAGTTCGGGCTGTCCGCGCACGCCGACCGACGCGGCCTATCCGCGATCATCAACGAGGTCGCGCCGCGCGAGGTAATGCTGGTGCACGGCGTGGAACGCAAGCAGCGGGACTTTGCCGACAACCTCACCCGGCGCGGCTACGCTGTCGCGCCGACCCGGCACTGGCAGCGCTGAACCCCGCCGTCCGGCGGTGATCTTCCGCAATGTGGGTGGTGGCGGGTACCGTCCGGGTTAGCCCACGCGCCAGCCGCTGACCGCCCCGGCCGCACCCGGCGCCGCAGGCCGACAACTGCACACTGACCGTCCCCGTCCCGACCAATGACTGCCGCGCGAGCCCCTGGGTGGGCGGACGCGGCCCGGTGCCGCGCGCCGCCACCTGCAGGAGCCCAGCTTGACGGTCTCACCCGCTCCGATCTCGGGCGCCGTACCCGCCCCGGTTCCGGCTGCCGGACCCGCCGCGGTGCCTGCTGCGACGGCGGCGCAGCGGTACGACGCGCTGCTCGGCAGCCTCGCCCGCCGGGTCATCGACATCGCCACCGGCACGCTCATCCCGACCGGGACGCGGCTGCCCGACCCGCCCGCGCAGCAGCGGCTGTGGCTCGGCATGCTCGCCAGCGCTCCGAAGCTCATTGCCGAGGCCGCCAACGGCTACACGTACGGGGAGCGGCTCGTCCCGCCCGCGCAGGGCTTCACGTTCCGGGTGCCGGCGCTGCCGGTCACGCTCGAGTTCACGGTGTCCGCAGCCGCGTACGTCGCGCTGCACCCGACCCTGGAGGAGCAGAAGGCGGCGGTAACTGCCGCCTCCGACCCGGGCGCCGGTGCCGCTGCCCCGGCGGCGGGGTCGGCCGGGGCCCCGACGGCCGGCCGCGGGCGTCCGCTGGCTGCAGTGTGGACGAAGGTCGCGATCGACCCCGTCACCGTCACCATGCCCCTTGCCGCCGGCACCACCGGCACCGTACGGGCCGGAGAGGACGAGCTCGCCGCCGCGCTGCGGTCCGCGGTCCGGCCGCCGGCCGGCTCGGAACTGCACCGGCCGCGGCGCCTTTCCCCCGCGCCCGGCGGCAGCCTGCCGCGCCCGGACGACATGCTGGATGCGACCACGTGGGCCGGATACTGCGCGGCGAACCTCCTCGACGCCGACGACGTGCCGCCGCCGGAGTTCCGCGCCGCCATCGAGCTCGACATCACCCCCGGCGACGGGTA encodes:
- a CDS encoding MBL fold metallo-hydrolase, which translates into the protein MSRTLPQLVQQLVLDAARHAVQAPALAGTDPHRLAQANRRAMLQLIARRRPLREELTARYADEPTLQQPTVRALLSGDAAVAESAANTLTDPAGVRRLARSWVGSATPAPVQASPADGVAPVDRRRHARTARKIADLQEARDVARAQRNTAQAEARDLARQLAATQGDLEEAGTVIEALRAELNLEREAAAARSTDLLAAAAVLAAAAAPSGTGDTDDPRTRELANDATAVPSDTRLAAALAAAGVAPAAFRAVLATLLTPPIAPVPAVATPREIALTPLGAGTEIGGSAMLVSAGDVRILVDAGMRPKRRIDDAGPPHIDVVRRGGRLDAIVITHAHNDHAGYVPALTAQFANVPVFCTAETAALLPTMWQDSVKVFDRTRSDYVEAGEPPAEPPYTRTQALAAQRRLEPIALARTVEVADGVTIELFPAGHILGAAGVVVTAGDRRVTVTGDVSTLAQLSVPGLIVPDAARGSDLLVIESTYCGQRGTNRDLEVEKFINMVAETVSAGGRVLVPAFALGRAQEVALTLRDRLPDVPVLIDGLARHVSWIYEQETAGTDRPLRIYGDGVQEVRDTNRPYLLKSFRKGVVVTTSGMLAAGPAVRWAREILPDPNSALLVAGYQDEDSPGAELLDLSNGGNGTPGGRGGPRTFRLDADDVAVNARVEQFGLSAHADRRGLSAIINEVAPREVMLVHGVERKQRDFADNLTRRGYAVAPTRHWQR